One region of Fusobacterium periodonticum 1_1_41FAA genomic DNA includes:
- a CDS encoding V-type ATP synthase subunit D, with the protein MAKLKVNPTRMALSELKLRLVTAKRGHKLLKDKQDELMRQFINLIKENKKLRVEVEKELSESFKSFLLASATMSPLFLESAVSFPKEKLSVEIKSKNIMSVNVPEMKFVKEEMEGSIFPYGFVQTSAELDDTVIKLQKVLDNLLSLAEIEKSCQLMADEIEKTRRRVNALEYSTIPNLEETVKDIRMKLDENERATITRLMKVKQMLEKNA; encoded by the coding sequence ATGGCAAAGCTAAAAGTAAATCCTACTAGAATGGCTCTTTCTGAATTAAAACTTAGACTTGTAACAGCAAAAAGAGGACATAAACTTTTAAAAGATAAGCAAGATGAATTAATGAGACAATTCATTAATCTCATTAAGGAAAATAAAAAGCTTCGTGTGGAAGTTGAAAAAGAACTTTCAGAATCTTTTAAATCTTTTCTTCTTGCAAGTGCTACAATGAGTCCATTATTTTTGGAAAGTGCTGTATCTTTTCCAAAAGAAAAATTATCAGTGGAAATAAAATCAAAAAATATAATGAGTGTCAATGTTCCTGAGATGAAGTTTGTCAAAGAGGAAATGGAGGGAAGCATATTCCCTTATGGTTTTGTACAAACTTCAGCTGAGCTTGATGATACTGTTATAAAATTACAAAAAGTCTTGGATAATCTTTTGTCTCTTGCTGAGATAGAAAAATCTTGCCAACTTATGGCTGATGAAATTGAAAAGACAAGAAGAAGAGTTAATGCTCTCGAATATAGTACTATTCCTAATCTTGAAGAAACAGTTAAAGATATTAGAATGAAACTAGATGAAAATGAAAGAGCAACTATAACAAGACTTATGAAGGTTAAACAAATGCTAGAAAAAAATGCATAA
- a CDS encoding V-type ATP synthase subunit B — MLKEYKSVQEIVGPLMIVEGVEGIKYEELVEIQTQTGEKRRGRVLEIDGDRAMIQLFEGSAGINLKDTTVRFLGKPLELGVSEDMIGRIFDGLGNPIDKGPKIIPEKRVDINGSPINPVSRDYPSEFIQTGISTIDGLNTLVRGQKLPIFSGSGLPHNNVAAQIARQAKVLGDDAKFAVVFGAMGITFEEAQFFIDDFTKTGAIDRAVLFINLANDPAIERISTPRMALTCAEYLAFEKGMHVLVILTDLTNYAEALREVSAARKEVPGRRGYPGYLYTDLSQIYERAGKIKGKPGSITQIPILTMPEDDITHPIPDLTGYITEGQIILSRELYKSGIQPPIFVIPSLSRLKDKGIGKGKTREDHADTMNQIYAAYASGREARELAVILGDSALSEADKAFAKFAENFDREYVSQGYETNRNIEETLNLGWKLLKVIPRTELKRIRTEYIDKYLNDKD; from the coding sequence ATGCTTAAAGAATATAAATCAGTGCAAGAAATAGTAGGACCTCTAATGATAGTTGAAGGTGTGGAAGGAATTAAGTATGAAGAACTTGTAGAAATTCAAACTCAAACAGGGGAAAAAAGACGTGGTCGTGTGTTAGAAATAGATGGTGATAGAGCCATGATACAACTTTTTGAAGGATCTGCAGGTATAAATCTTAAAGATACAACAGTTAGATTTTTAGGAAAGCCACTTGAATTAGGAGTTTCTGAAGATATGATAGGACGTATTTTTGATGGTTTAGGAAATCCTATTGATAAGGGACCAAAAATTATTCCTGAAAAAAGAGTGGATATAAATGGTTCTCCAATCAATCCTGTTTCAAGAGATTATCCATCAGAGTTTATTCAAACAGGAATTTCAACTATTGATGGACTTAATACTTTAGTTAGAGGGCAAAAATTACCAATATTCTCAGGTTCAGGGCTTCCCCATAATAATGTTGCAGCACAGATAGCAAGACAAGCAAAGGTGCTTGGTGATGATGCAAAGTTTGCTGTTGTGTTTGGAGCAATGGGAATAACTTTTGAAGAAGCACAATTCTTTATAGATGACTTTACAAAAACAGGAGCTATTGACAGAGCAGTTCTATTTATAAATCTTGCCAATGACCCTGCCATAGAAAGAATTTCAACTCCAAGAATGGCACTTACTTGTGCAGAATATCTTGCTTTTGAAAAGGGAATGCATGTATTGGTTATCTTGACAGACTTGACTAACTATGCAGAAGCTCTTCGTGAAGTTTCTGCAGCTAGAAAAGAAGTTCCAGGAAGAAGAGGATATCCAGGATATCTATATACTGACCTTTCTCAAATTTATGAAAGAGCAGGGAAAATAAAAGGAAAACCTGGTTCTATCACTCAAATTCCTATTTTGACTATGCCTGAAGATGATATAACTCACCCAATTCCTGACCTTACAGGATATATCACTGAAGGGCAAATAATTCTTTCAAGAGAATTGTATAAGAGTGGTATTCAGCCACCTATCTTTGTAATTCCTTCTCTATCAAGATTGAAAGATAAAGGAATAGGTAAGGGTAAAACAAGAGAAGACCATGCTGATACAATGAACCAAATTTATGCAGCCTACGCTTCAGGAAGAGAAGCTAGAGAACTTGCAGTAATTCTTGGAGATTCAGCACTATCAGAAGCAGATAAAGCTTTTGCTAAGTTTGCAGAAAATTTTGATAGAGAGTATGTAAGTCAAGGTTATGAAACTAATAGAAATATAGAAGAAACTTTAAATCTAGGTTGGAAACTTTTAAAAGTGATTCCTCGTACAGAATTAAAGAGAATAAGAACTGAATATATAGATAAGTATTTGAATGATAAAGACTAG
- a CDS encoding V-type ATP synthase subunit A, translated as MKEGRIIKVSGPLVVAEGMEEANVYDVVEVSDNKLIGEIIEMRGDKASIQVYEETTGIGPGDVVVTTGSPLSIELGPGMLEQMFDGIQRPLLKIQEAVGDFLLKGVSVPALDREKKWQFNPTVAVGEEVEPGKVIGTVQETEIVLHKIMVPNGVYGKVKEIKEGEFTVEEIICKIETENGVKELNMIQKWPVRKGRPYLKKLNPVKPLITGQRIIDTFFAVTKGGTAAIPGPFGSGKTVIQHQLAKWADAEVVVYVGCGERGNEMTDVLMEFPEIIDPKTGQSLMKRTVLIANTSNMPVAAREASIYTAITIGEYFRDMGYSVALMADSTSRWAEALREMSGRLEEMPGDEGYPAYLSSRIAEFYERAGLVECLGNGEEGALTVIGAVSPPGGDISEPVSQSTLRIAKVFWGLDYALSYRRHFPAINWLNSYSLYQAKMDKYKEEHVDRDFPKFRIEAMALLQEEAKLQEIVRLVGRDSLSEYDQLKLEITKSLREDFLQQNAFHEVDTYCSLDKQFKMLKLILFFYDEAQRAIKEGVYLNEILALPSREKITRAKNISEKELDTFDKIEEEIKEAVSKLIKEGGTTNA; from the coding sequence TTGAAAGAAGGTAGAATTATAAAAGTTTCAGGTCCTTTAGTTGTGGCTGAAGGAATGGAAGAAGCTAATGTATATGACGTAGTAGAAGTTTCAGATAATAAGCTCATTGGTGAAATCATAGAAATGAGAGGAGATAAAGCCTCTATACAAGTATATGAAGAAACAACAGGAATAGGACCAGGAGACGTTGTTGTTACAACAGGAAGTCCACTTTCCATTGAGCTTGGACCTGGTATGTTAGAACAAATGTTCGATGGAATACAAAGACCACTTTTGAAAATTCAAGAAGCAGTTGGAGACTTTCTATTAAAAGGAGTCAGTGTTCCAGCACTAGATAGAGAAAAGAAATGGCAATTCAATCCAACTGTGGCAGTTGGAGAAGAAGTAGAACCTGGAAAAGTTATTGGAACTGTCCAAGAAACAGAAATCGTACTACATAAAATAATGGTTCCTAATGGAGTATATGGAAAAGTAAAGGAAATAAAAGAGGGAGAATTTACAGTAGAAGAAATAATATGCAAGATAGAAACAGAAAATGGTGTTAAAGAATTAAATATGATACAAAAATGGCCAGTTAGAAAGGGTAGACCATATTTAAAGAAATTAAATCCTGTGAAACCTTTAATAACAGGACAAAGAATAATAGATACTTTCTTTGCTGTTACTAAAGGAGGAACCGCAGCTATCCCTGGACCATTTGGATCTGGTAAAACTGTAATACAACACCAACTTGCTAAATGGGCAGATGCTGAAGTAGTTGTTTATGTTGGTTGTGGAGAACGTGGAAACGAAATGACAGATGTACTTATGGAATTCCCAGAAATCATTGACCCTAAGACAGGACAATCTTTGATGAAGAGAACAGTTCTTATAGCCAATACTTCTAATATGCCAGTTGCTGCTCGTGAGGCTTCTATATATACAGCTATAACTATTGGAGAATATTTCAGAGATATGGGATACTCAGTCGCACTTATGGCAGATTCAACAAGTCGTTGGGCAGAAGCACTTCGTGAAATGTCAGGACGTTTGGAAGAAATGCCAGGTGATGAAGGATATCCAGCATATCTATCAAGTAGAATAGCAGAATTCTATGAAAGAGCAGGACTTGTTGAATGTCTAGGTAATGGTGAAGAAGGAGCATTGACAGTAATTGGAGCAGTATCTCCACCAGGAGGAGATATTTCTGAACCTGTTTCTCAATCAACATTGAGAATAGCAAAAGTATTCTGGGGACTTGACTATGCACTATCATATAGAAGACACTTCCCAGCAATAAACTGGTTGAATTCTTATTCACTTTATCAAGCTAAGATGGATAAGTATAAAGAAGAACATGTTGATAGAGATTTCCCAAAATTTAGAATAGAAGCAATGGCACTTCTACAAGAAGAAGCTAAATTACAAGAAATCGTAAGACTTGTTGGTAGAGATTCACTTTCTGAGTATGACCAATTGAAGTTGGAAATTACAAAGTCACTTCGTGAAGACTTCTTACAACAAAATGCCTTCCACGAAGTAGATACTTATTGCTCTTTGGATAAACAATTTAAAATGTTAAAGTTAATTTTGTTTTTCTATGATGAAGCACAAAGAGCTATAAAAGAAGGAGTTTATTTGAATGAAATCCTAGCTCTTCCAAGTCGTGAAAAGATAACAAGAGCAAAGAATATAAGTGAAAAAGAATTAGATACTTTTGATAAGATAGAAGAAGAAATAAAAGAAGCAGTATCAAAGTTGATAAAAGAAGGAGGTACAACTAATGCTTAA
- a CDS encoding V-type ATP synthase subunit F: protein MYKIAIVGDKDSVLAFKILGVDVYISLDAQEARKIIDRISKEGYGIIFVTEQVAKDIPETIKRYNSELIPAIILIPSNKGSLNIGLANIDKNVEKAIGSNIL from the coding sequence ATGTATAAAATAGCTATAGTAGGCGATAAAGATTCTGTCTTAGCTTTCAAAATTCTTGGAGTAGATGTCTATATAAGTTTAGATGCTCAAGAAGCAAGAAAGATTATAGATAGAATTTCAAAAGAAGGCTATGGAATTATCTTTGTTACAGAGCAAGTGGCAAAAGATATTCCTGAGACAATAAAAAGATATAATAGTGAACTTATACCTGCCATTATATTAATACCAAGTAATAAAGGAAGTTTAAATATAGGTTTGGCAAACATAGATAAGAATGTGGAAAAGGCTATTGGTTCAAATATATTGTAG
- a CDS encoding V-type ATP synthase subunit C encodes MDREKFVQASVRIRNLEKKLLTKIQFERLYEAENLEEAVRHLNETAYSEDLAKIDRAENFEIALSNSLNRTYSEVLKLSPVKELVDILTYKFAFHNIKLAVKEKILQENFEHIYSKVHYEDLPKLKKQFETEKGEKGTWYEDTVIQAYKVFEDTKDPEKIEFFVDKRYFEKLLEVSKKLGLNLIEEYFKNMIDFLNIRTFIRCKRDEQDINILRAALIQDGYIDTEDIASYFYKDIEELINSYKNSRIGKSLILALKGYNDTGRLLLFEKYMDNFLTNLLKEKVQRMPYGPEIIFTYVHAKEVEIKNLRVCLVGRANGLSADFIKERLREIYV; translated from the coding sequence ATGGATAGGGAAAAATTTGTTCAAGCAAGTGTCAGAATAAGAAATCTTGAGAAAAAACTCTTAACAAAAATTCAATTTGAAAGATTGTATGAAGCTGAAAATTTAGAAGAAGCTGTTAGACATTTGAATGAAACAGCCTATTCAGAAGATTTGGCAAAAATAGATAGGGCAGAAAATTTTGAAATAGCTCTTTCAAATTCATTGAATAGAACTTATAGTGAAGTTTTAAAACTTAGCCCAGTCAAAGAACTTGTAGATATTTTAACTTATAAGTTTGCTTTTCATAATATAAAATTGGCAGTTAAGGAAAAAATTTTACAAGAAAATTTTGAGCATATCTATTCAAAAGTTCATTATGAAGATTTACCTAAATTGAAGAAACAGTTTGAAACAGAAAAAGGTGAAAAAGGTACTTGGTATGAAGATACTGTTATTCAAGCCTATAAAGTTTTTGAAGATACAAAAGATCCAGAAAAAATAGAATTTTTTGTAGATAAAAGATATTTTGAAAAACTTTTAGAAGTTTCTAAAAAGTTGGGGCTTAATTTAATTGAAGAGTATTTTAAAAATATGATAGATTTTCTAAATATCAGAACCTTTATTCGTTGTAAAAGAGATGAGCAGGATATTAATATTTTAAGAGCTGCTTTAATTCAAGATGGCTATATAGACACAGAAGATATTGCGTCTTATTTCTATAAGGATATAGAAGAGTTAATTAATTCCTATAAGAATTCTAGAATAGGAAAAAGTTTAATTTTGGCTTTAAAAGGTTACAATGACACAGGAAGATTGTTGTTATTTGAAAAATATATGGATAACTTTTTGACTAATCTTTTAAAAGAAAAAGTACAAAGAATGCCATATGGACCAGAAATTATTTTTACTTATGTGCATGCAAAAGAAGTGGAAATTAAAAATTTAAGAGTTTGTTTAGTTGGTAGGGCTAATGGACTTTCAGCAGATTTCATAAAAGAAAGGTTGCGTGAAATTTATGTATAA
- a CDS encoding V-type ATP synthase subunit E, with protein sequence MSNLDNLVAEILQQAQKEANRMLTKAKTENSEFSEKENKKIQKEVDAINDKAAEEAQALKERVISNANLKSRDMILQAKEELVEDVLERVLERLKNIDTKKYLKFVENILKNLNLSKNAELIVTKDMRLALGDKILDYKISDQTVESGCSIKDRNLIYNNEFSNLIEFNREELEREILNKIFE encoded by the coding sequence ATGTCCAATTTAGATAATCTTGTTGCAGAGATTTTGCAACAGGCACAAAAAGAAGCGAACAGAATGTTAACTAAGGCAAAAACAGAAAATTCTGAATTTTCTGAGAAAGAGAATAAAAAGATACAAAAAGAAGTTGATGCTATAAATGATAAGGCAGCAGAAGAAGCTCAAGCTCTAAAAGAAAGAGTGATATCTAATGCCAATTTGAAATCAAGAGATATGATATTGCAAGCTAAGGAAGAGTTGGTTGAAGATGTTTTAGAAAGAGTTTTAGAAAGACTTAAAAATATTGACACCAAGAAATATTTAAAGTTTGTTGAAAATATTTTAAAAAACTTAAATCTTTCAAAAAATGCAGAGCTTATAGTTACTAAAGATATGAGATTAGCTTTAGGAGATAAGATATTAGATTACAAAATATCTGATCAAACTGTTGAATCAGGTTGCAGTATAAAAGATAGAAATCTTATTTATAATAATGAATTCTCTAATCTTATAGAGTTTAATAGAGAAGAATTAGAAAGAGAAATTTTAAATAAAATTTTTGAATAG
- a CDS encoding V-type ATP synthase subunit K codes for MENIMTIFQQYGGVVFGVLGAALAVLLSGIGSARGVGIAGEAAAGLIIDEPEKFGKAMVLQLLPGTQGLYGFVIGLLIMFKLSPEMTIAEGLYLLMAGLPVGFVGLRSALYQGQVAVAGINILAKNETHQTKGIVLAVMVETYAVLAFVMSLLLLNQVQF; via the coding sequence ATGGAAAATATAATGACAATATTTCAACAATATGGTGGAGTAGTATTTGGAGTTTTAGGTGCAGCACTAGCAGTTTTATTATCTGGTATTGGTTCAGCAAGAGGAGTTGGAATTGCAGGAGAAGCAGCAGCGGGTTTAATTATTGATGAACCTGAAAAGTTTGGTAAAGCTATGGTACTTCAACTTTTACCAGGAACACAAGGACTATATGGTTTTGTAATTGGACTCCTTATTATGTTTAAACTTTCACCCGAAATGACAATAGCAGAAGGATTATATTTGTTAATGGCAGGACTTCCAGTTGGTTTTGTTGGTTTGAGATCAGCTCTATATCAAGGACAAGTCGCAGTTGCAGGTATAAATATTCTAGCTAAAAATGAAACTCACCAAACAAAAGGAATAGTTCTAGCAGTAATGGTTGAAACATATGCAGTACTAGCTTTTGTAATGTCTTTATTATTATTAAATCAAGTACAATTTTAA